Proteins from a single region of Vulgatibacter sp.:
- a CDS encoding 16S rRNA (uracil(1498)-N(3))-methyltransferase, whose translation MRRLLVPPEQIAAGSAVVQGDALHYLLRVLRLGVGDELEVFDGSGKVYPARIVQVGDDAATLSLGEGHERARAPRITLAQGLAKGDKLDLVVQKATELGAARIAPLQLERCVVRLDAVKGADRAKRWRRIAEEAARQCGRADVPAVDEPSGLQAFLAAAASRGEKVAVLWEEEGIVRLGAWSAAHLGEPLALVIGPEGGLTAAEVETVRAAGGAVVGLGPRILRTETAGLAALAVVLHLAGELG comes from the coding sequence ATGCGCAGGCTCCTCGTCCCACCGGAGCAGATCGCCGCTGGCAGCGCGGTGGTGCAGGGCGATGCGCTGCACTACCTGCTGCGTGTCCTGCGCCTCGGGGTTGGCGACGAGCTCGAGGTCTTCGACGGCAGCGGCAAGGTCTATCCCGCGCGGATCGTGCAGGTCGGCGACGACGCGGCGACGCTCTCCCTCGGCGAGGGGCACGAGCGCGCCCGCGCGCCGCGGATCACGCTGGCGCAGGGACTGGCCAAGGGCGACAAGCTCGACCTCGTGGTGCAGAAGGCCACCGAGCTGGGCGCCGCGCGGATCGCGCCGCTGCAGCTCGAGCGCTGCGTCGTCCGCCTCGACGCGGTGAAGGGGGCCGACCGCGCGAAGCGCTGGCGCCGGATCGCCGAAGAAGCAGCCCGGCAGTGCGGCCGCGCCGACGTGCCGGCGGTCGACGAGCCTTCCGGCCTGCAGGCCTTCCTCGCCGCTGCCGCCTCGCGCGGCGAAAAGGTCGCCGTGCTCTGGGAGGAGGAGGGGATCGTGCGCCTCGGCGCCTGGTCTGCCGCCCACCTGGGCGAGCCGCTGGCGCTGGTGATCGGGCCGGAGGGTGGGCTCACCGCCGCCGAGGTCGAGACCGTGCGCGCTGCCGGCGGGGCGGTGGTGGGGCTCGGCCCCCGCATCCTTCGCACCGAGACCGCGGGGCTTGCTGCGCTCGCCGTGGTGCTCCACCTGGCCGGTGAGCTGGGCTGA
- a CDS encoding M16 family metallopeptidase → MRHQLDNGLTVILHPNHAAPVVALQAWVQVGSADETEREAGLAHLHEHMLFKGTAKRGPGEVARDIEARGGEVNAWTSFDQTVYHLTIASRFFEQGLDVLADQVLHSVFDAGELSREIEVVLEEIKRANDMPSRRASREMFTLAYGAHPYRRPVIGYPETVRSFERDDVLSFYRRYYTPDNICLVIAGDFDEGKALRQIESLWGSTKATVGQRPGRAAEAPQEAMRAKVTKEPLQETHLALAFPIPDVHHDDLAALDLAAALLGHGDSARLVMEVKRERRLVNEVYAYAYTPKDPGLFVVGGMLRHEQVEPATAEILRQVYRMRREPVGAHELEVAKRLLESESIWQRETVQGTARKLGFYETVTGSLDFEKRYYERIRQATAEEIRAACDRYLRSERLNAVVLTGSEGPASEEMLRKVADEAEAAVQGQQPAAAAEAPRQQEAPQPGRRASTVQRRKLGAGIVQAQLPSGARVLVKQEPAVPIVAVRAAYLGGLRYEDAAVNGIHHLLARSLTKGTKRRSARELAALSDELVCSLAGNSGRNSFGLRGDFLARNFDASFRLFAECLREPAFDPKEVERERALQLEEIRARDDNPSGVAFDLFSQTLYETHPYRLDPIGELDVVQRLGPDDLQRWYGTHYGADNLVLTLVGDVDPDHAFALAEELFGEKGAASHPPPQVAPEAPIEAPRRAERHMEKQQAHLILGFAGARFADPDRHALELLASVLAGQGGRLFVELRDKRSMAYSVTAFNLEGIDPGYFAVYMGTSPEKLDDAVAGIRAELDKVVQQPITEEELQRARRYLVGSHAIGLQKNAARAAVIALDETYGMGAENFTRYQERIESVTREQILAAARRHLVMDRSVLAMVTPARST, encoded by the coding sequence TTGCGCCACCAGCTCGACAACGGCCTCACCGTCATCCTCCACCCCAACCACGCGGCGCCCGTCGTGGCGCTCCAGGCCTGGGTGCAGGTCGGATCCGCCGACGAGACCGAACGGGAGGCGGGCCTCGCCCACCTCCACGAGCACATGCTCTTCAAGGGGACCGCGAAGCGAGGGCCCGGCGAGGTGGCGCGGGACATCGAGGCCCGGGGCGGCGAGGTCAACGCCTGGACCTCCTTCGATCAGACGGTCTACCACCTCACCATCGCCTCGCGCTTCTTCGAGCAGGGCCTCGACGTCCTCGCCGACCAGGTCCTCCACTCGGTCTTCGACGCAGGCGAGCTCTCCCGCGAGATCGAGGTGGTCCTCGAGGAGATCAAGCGGGCGAACGACATGCCCTCGCGCCGCGCCTCCCGCGAGATGTTCACCCTGGCCTACGGCGCCCATCCCTACCGGCGGCCGGTGATCGGCTACCCGGAGACGGTGCGTTCCTTCGAGCGCGACGACGTGCTCTCGTTCTACCGGCGCTATTACACGCCCGACAACATCTGCCTCGTCATCGCCGGCGACTTCGACGAGGGGAAGGCGCTGCGGCAGATCGAGTCGCTCTGGGGCTCGACCAAGGCGACGGTGGGCCAGCGGCCCGGCCGTGCTGCCGAGGCGCCGCAGGAGGCGATGCGGGCGAAGGTGACGAAGGAGCCGCTGCAGGAGACCCACCTCGCGCTCGCCTTCCCGATCCCCGACGTGCACCACGACGATCTCGCCGCCCTCGATCTCGCCGCCGCGCTCCTCGGCCACGGCGACAGCGCCCGGCTGGTGATGGAGGTCAAGCGCGAGCGGCGCCTCGTCAACGAGGTCTACGCCTACGCCTACACGCCGAAGGATCCCGGCCTCTTCGTGGTGGGCGGGATGCTCCGCCACGAGCAGGTGGAGCCCGCCACCGCGGAGATCCTCCGGCAGGTCTACCGGATGCGCCGGGAGCCGGTGGGCGCCCACGAGCTCGAGGTGGCCAAGCGCCTGCTCGAGTCGGAGTCGATCTGGCAGCGGGAGACGGTGCAGGGCACCGCCCGCAAGCTCGGCTTCTACGAGACGGTGACCGGCTCCCTCGACTTCGAGAAGCGCTACTACGAGCGGATCCGCCAGGCGACCGCCGAGGAGATCCGCGCCGCCTGCGATCGCTACCTCCGCTCCGAGCGGCTCAACGCCGTGGTGCTCACCGGCAGCGAGGGCCCCGCGAGCGAGGAGATGCTGCGCAAGGTCGCCGACGAGGCGGAGGCGGCGGTGCAGGGGCAGCAGCCTGCAGCTGCGGCGGAGGCGCCGCGGCAGCAGGAGGCGCCGCAGCCCGGCCGCCGGGCTTCCACGGTGCAGCGCCGCAAGCTCGGCGCGGGGATCGTGCAGGCCCAGCTCCCCTCCGGCGCCCGCGTGCTGGTGAAGCAGGAGCCCGCGGTGCCCATCGTCGCGGTCCGTGCAGCGTATCTGGGCGGCCTGCGCTACGAAGACGCGGCGGTCAACGGCATCCATCATCTGCTGGCGCGCTCCCTCACCAAGGGGACGAAGCGCCGCAGCGCCCGCGAGCTGGCCGCCTTGAGCGACGAGCTGGTCTGCTCCCTCGCCGGCAACTCCGGCCGCAACTCCTTCGGCCTGCGCGGCGACTTCCTCGCCAGGAATTTCGACGCCTCCTTCCGCCTCTTCGCCGAGTGCCTGCGGGAGCCCGCCTTCGATCCGAAGGAGGTGGAGCGGGAGCGGGCGCTGCAGCTCGAGGAGATCCGCGCCCGCGACGACAACCCGAGCGGCGTCGCCTTCGACCTCTTCTCCCAGACGCTCTACGAGACCCACCCCTATCGCCTCGATCCGATCGGCGAGCTCGACGTGGTCCAGCGCCTCGGCCCCGACGATCTGCAGCGCTGGTACGGAACCCACTACGGCGCGGACAACCTCGTCCTCACCCTGGTGGGCGACGTCGATCCCGACCACGCCTTCGCGCTGGCGGAGGAGCTCTTCGGCGAGAAGGGCGCCGCCAGCCACCCGCCGCCGCAGGTGGCGCCCGAGGCGCCGATCGAGGCCCCGCGCCGTGCAGAGCGGCACATGGAGAAGCAGCAGGCGCACCTCATCCTCGGCTTCGCGGGGGCGCGCTTCGCCGATCCCGATCGGCACGCCCTCGAGCTCCTCGCCAGCGTCCTCGCCGGGCAGGGCGGGCGGCTCTTCGTCGAGCTGCGCGACAAGCGGTCCATGGCCTATTCGGTCACCGCCTTCAACCTCGAGGGGATCGACCCGGGCTACTTCGCCGTCTACATGGGCACCTCGCCGGAGAAGCTCGACGACGCGGTGGCGGGGATTCGGGCGGAGCTCGACAAGGTGGTGCAGCAGCCGATCACCGAGGAGGAGCTGCAGCGGGCCCGCCGCTACCTGGTGGGCAGCCACGCCATCGGCCTGCAGAAGAACGCCGCCCGCGCAGCGGTGATCGCCCTCGACGAGACCTACGGCATGGGGGCGGAGAATTTCACCCGCTACCAGGAGCGGATCGAGAGCGTCACCCGCGAGCAGATCCTCGCGGCGGCGCGGCGCCATCTGGTCATGGACCGGAGCGTCCTCGCCATGGTAACGCCGGCTCGTTCGACCTGA
- the prmA gene encoding 50S ribosomal protein L11 methyltransferase — MRTYLALTFDVPNELADLAAWLLHEEEAGGVELRDHEILPPPGMKPLPEGRSQVIGFFEGEVDGEAIADAVRSRLEEEAMGHEIRVGVSRLKDEDWAETWKLHFQPLHVAGKIWVLPPWEKVPAGSLAVVIEPGMAFGTGGHATTSLCLEGLVEVLERRPGAAVLDVGCGSGILGIGAKLLGAGRVVMIDNDPVAVQVAKENAAKNGVPEIETSGTGIEAVAERFPVVVANILAVTLIDLVRPIVATVEAGGELLLSGILVGQADDVIAAYEKNGMRLRDRRTRGDWALVWMERA, encoded by the coding sequence ATGCGCACCTACCTCGCCCTCACCTTCGACGTGCCCAACGAGCTGGCCGATCTGGCAGCGTGGCTCCTCCACGAGGAGGAGGCGGGCGGGGTCGAGCTCCGCGACCACGAGATCCTCCCGCCCCCCGGGATGAAGCCGCTGCCCGAGGGGCGCTCGCAGGTGATCGGCTTCTTCGAGGGTGAGGTGGACGGCGAGGCGATCGCCGACGCCGTCCGCTCCCGCCTCGAGGAGGAGGCGATGGGCCACGAAATCCGCGTCGGCGTCTCGCGGCTCAAGGACGAGGATTGGGCGGAGACCTGGAAGCTCCACTTCCAGCCGCTCCACGTCGCCGGGAAGATCTGGGTGCTGCCGCCCTGGGAGAAGGTGCCGGCGGGCTCGCTCGCCGTGGTGATCGAGCCGGGCATGGCCTTCGGCACCGGCGGCCACGCCACCACCTCGCTCTGCCTCGAGGGGCTGGTCGAGGTGCTGGAGCGGCGCCCCGGCGCTGCGGTCCTCGACGTGGGCTGCGGCAGCGGCATCCTCGGCATCGGCGCGAAGCTGCTCGGCGCCGGCCGGGTGGTGATGATCGACAACGATCCCGTGGCCGTGCAGGTCGCGAAGGAGAACGCCGCCAAGAACGGCGTGCCGGAGATCGAGACCTCGGGCACTGGCATCGAGGCCGTCGCCGAGCGCTTCCCGGTGGTGGTGGCGAACATCCTCGCGGTGACGCTCATCGACCTGGTGCGGCCCATCGTCGCCACGGTGGAGGCGGGCGGTGAGCTGCTCCTCTCCGGCATCCTCGTGGGACAGGCCGACGACGTGATCGCCGCCTACGAGAAGAACGGGATGCGCCTGCGGGATCGCCGCACCCGCGGCGACTGGGCGCTGGTCTGGATGGAGCGGGCGTAG